CGTTTACCATAGCAATATCTGTAGCAATTCTTTCTGTTTCATAAAATACTCCAGATTATTTGCATGGTTGTACAAATACAATGTTAGGGCTGAATAATTTTACACATAAAAAGGGCATGTATGGAGGGGATTAAACTGTAAATCAATCACAAAGATATACATttaaagtaatttatttatttctctaaaCATAAATTTCTTGAATGTCATTTTCAATTAGATATACACATTAATAGGTAAAATCAAACTACACAATAGGTTCAGATAAATGTGGATAATTCATTTAATATTATTGaaccatatttttttttatatcaccTGTTTTTTATACCATCagagtaaaattttgtaaaatattaatttcctaaAATTGTTCTATAACTTTTTGTTACTATCCACTTGTTTAAAAATACTGTTTTACATTATATCTGAAATacacaaataaattttatatatcatTCTGTGGGTAACAACAAaatttataagaatattttttaaagagaTGTCTTACTGTGAGAAGCTTTGCATTGGCGAAGGGCTTCATTGAATCCATCACACAATGTAAGATCAGACTGGTTCTGAGCACATTCCAAAAATTGCTTAACTTCCCATGCACAAGCGCCAGTAGCAGGTGCAGATGCTGGAGCACTTTGTGCCATTGCAGGTGCTGCGGCAGGTGCTACAGCAGTTTCGCTGGAGCCACCACTGAAAAGGCCGGTAATAGCATGCCCCACAGTGTGACCTACTGCTGAACCAATGGCTACACCTCCAGCGGTAGCAGCCATTTGTCCCATGAGGGATGGTTGTTGAGCTTGGGCAACCATCGGTGTTGCTGGAGCAGCATGTGCTGGCACTTGAGATGCAGCTGGAGCAGGAGCTGGTGCGGCTCGCCTAACActgaattgaaataaaaattatatttacattattattaaaaaaaaacaatcgccGCAGGAATGTCataaatgtgtaatttaattaacACGTTTTATTTGACATTGCGTAGAACATTGAATAATTGACTACAATTTATAAAACATTATGTTCTActctaataaaaataaagaaaatgtgaatttaaataaattatgtgAACTTACGTCCTTGGTGGAGGAGCAGATGCACGTCCACGTCGCGGCATGTTTAATGATTTTACGTTCTGGTCTACGTTTGTTATTGAAGACGTCCGTATCTCTCGAAAGATTTCCGTCGACTCGAGAGCTCTGCGACTAAATCTTTGATCTCTTATGTTCGTTACGCaatcatacgttctacgcttgctcggaacgaatcacGTGAATATTCTAGAAATAAAACAGGAAGTTACCTATTGTACAAACGAGGCACACTTCGGGTTGTTTCGAAATCAATAGAAATTCTAAAAGATTGCAATTAAGtgatatataaaaagaaatgaattCTTGTAAACTTTGTTAAATGACgtatgtattacgaataattacgaataaaattgataatattATTACTTATAAGCCAACTTCATACAAGTAACATATAAAATAATGATGTTGGCTAACATGTTAAATATGTATAGTCACTAGGTGAACTGTACTGACACGTCGTGTGTACTACGtaaatgattaaattattagtataaaaagatataaatttcttattgcCAGAGAATATAGTTATTTTTACATCCGAAATTTTTACTGACTAATTTGCACGTGTATTAAACTGCAATGTTTAAACTGCTATTGCACGATTTTATGCAAAATATTCTCTTTATAGACCTTTACTCATATTATATGTATCTATACTTAATGAATTTCTATTATGGTATATTTACTACAACCGTT
This window of the Ptiloglossa arizonensis isolate GNS036 chromosome 5, iyPtiAriz1_principal, whole genome shotgun sequence genome carries:
- the LOC143147726 gene encoding uncharacterized protein LOC143147726, coding for MPRRGRASAPPPRTVRRAAPAPAPAASQVPAHAAPATPMVAQAQQPSLMGQMAATAGGVAIGSAVGHTVGHAITGLFSGGSSETAVAPAAAPAMAQSAPASAPATGACAWEVKQFLECAQNQSDLTLCDGFNEALRQCKASHNIM